A window from Mya arenaria isolate MELC-2E11 chromosome 9, ASM2691426v1 encodes these proteins:
- the LOC128246313 gene encoding sperm acrosomal protein FSA-ACR.1-like — MFDGAGEHTSTFDGAGEHTSTFDGVVEHTSTFDRAGEHTSTFDGAGEHTSTFDGAGEHTSTFDGAGEHTSTFDRTGEHTSTFDGQVNIRTCGQTSTFDTAGEHTSTFDRAGEHTSTFDRASEHTSTFDGAGEHTSTFDRAGEHTSTFDRAGEHTSTFDGAGEHTSTFDGAGEHTSTFDGAGEHTSTFDRAGEHTSTFDRASEHTSTFDGAGEHTSTFDGAGEHTSTFDRAGEHTSTFDRASEHTSTFDGAGEHTSTFDRASEHTSTFDGAGEHTSTFDGAGEHTSTFDRAGEHTSTFDRASEHTSTFNGAGEHTSTFDRAGEHTSTFYSAGEHTLCLMGQVNIRYI, encoded by the exons ATGTTTGATGGGGCAGGTGAACATACGTCTACGTTTGATGGGGCAGGTGAACATACATCTACGTTTGATGGGGTAGTTGAACATACGTCTACGTTCGATAGGGCAGGTGAACATACATCTACGTTCGATGGGGCAGGTGAACATACTTCTACGTTCGATGGGGCAGGTGAACATACATCTACGTTCGATGGAGCAGGTGAACATACATCTACGTTCGATAGGACAGGTGAACATACATCTACGTTCGATGGGCAGGTGAACATACG GACATGTGGACAAACTTCAACGTTTGATACGGCAGGTGAACACACATCTACGTTTGATAGGGCAGGTGAACATACATCTACGTTTGATAGGGCAAGTGAACATACATCTACGTTTGATGGGGCAGGTGAACATACATCTACGTTTGATAGGGCAGGTGAACATACATCTACGTTTGATAGGGCAGGTGAACATACATCTACGTTTGATGGGGCAGGTGAACACACATCTACGTTTGATGGGGCAGGTGAACATACATCTACGTTTGATGGGGCAGGTGAACACACATCTACGTTTGATAGGGCAGGTGAACATACATCTACGTTTGATAGGGCAAGTGAACATACATCTACGTTTGATGGGGCAGGTGAACATACATCTACGTTTGATGGGGCAGGTGAACATACATCTACGTTTGATAGGGCAGGTGAACATACATCTACGTTTGATAGGGCAAGTGAACATACATCTACGTTTGATGGGGCAGGTGAACATACATCTACGTTTGATAGGGCAAGTGAACATACATCTACGTTTGATGGGGCAGGTGAACATACATCTACGTTTGATGGGGCAGGTGAACACACATCTACGTTTGATAGGGCAGGTGAACATACATCTACGTTTGATAGGGCAAGTGAACATACATCTACGTTTAATGGGGCAGGTGAACATACATCTACGTTTGATAGGGCAGGTGAACATACATCTACGTTTTATAGTGCAGGTGAACATACGTTATGTTTGATGGGGCAGGTGAATATACGTTATATTTGA